The genomic region aattaagggaggggaggggggggaaacaCCACTGTGCCAGATCCTGCCCATCAGGAGTGTTTAGGTGTTGACAGAAGCTGACTTGTGGTAGCCTGACCATGATCAATAACGCTCTTACCTCCTGGTATGCTTCCCATTAATTTTCTCTTGGTTGTGATAAATGCATACAGCTGGAGTTAGTAAAGCCAAACCAGCTTGTCATAAACTGATTTCTGGAGTAAAGCAGCTGTTTTGTATGAGGTTTTGTGTTTATAACACGAGGAAGATATAATGACTGAAGGGTATTCAGCAGTCTGTGAGATAgctttctgatcttttttttttctttttgccctgAAATGTGGTTTTCAAATAATTCAGATGGTGTGACAAAAATAAACTATGTCTTACAGTGGTAGCTGCGCTCAGCTGTCCATATTTAGTGGTGTCAGCTCATTTAAGATAAGAGCAGCATGTGATTGAGAACTACATCTGCTCTATCTCTGCACAGCACATGTGCAGGTCTCCATGGCTTTTTACCCCTTACTGTGGGGGCAGTCAGCTCCATTTGTGTTTATGAGGATTTTGCAATCTGTGAGATCCATTGTCCCCCTGAGGGCAAACTATTAAGCCATGCTAAATGTGGCACACCTGAGGTGAACTGCTTAGTGAGCTGGtgccagggcaggcagggcctCTCTGCAAAAGGTGCGTGGGGAGGAATAGAGGAATAATATGGGAACAGCAGTTTAAAGGCTGCCTGGTCACTGTCGTGGGCAACTGGTAGGAAAACTTTCTCTTTGCATGCCAAGTGTGATCAGCTGGATAACTTTTCCATGCTGTACTTGAGTGTTTTCAACTATCTTCCACATAGTAAAATGTTAGTGTTGGACAGCATCTAGAAAACTGATTAACGGTGTTAGGGTTATCTTTGAAAATGCTGCAATGTGAgagctatttaaaatatgttttcctgaTGTTGAAAATTAAAAGTTGAGGGGTTTTAGCTGGGCTTTAAAACTTGACTTTTCACTTAACTGAGGAAATATTCAAGGAGAACACCTTGATAAAATCTGTGAGGAGGTAGCATTTAGCCTGGGAAGATACACTATTACTTCCCTTCTACTGTGTCATAATTTAGCgtgttattaataatttaattacttGGATTCGTGGCTGGGGTCTCTGACATTTTCTTCAGCTACTTTGTGTGGGAACCAATCTGATTCTGATTAGTAATAacactttcttctcttttttttgtgtagGCTGCGGAAACTGCTAGCTTGGAAGAGCAGTTGCAAGGATGGGGAGAAGTGATATTGATGACTGATAAAATTCTTCGCTGGGAGAGAGCCTGGTTTCCTCTTGCGCTGATGAgtgttgtttccttttctttcctgtaagtAGCTCATAGAGAGAGCATGAGCACTGCTCATGGCTAATAGCAAAACTGCTAAGAAAAGACTACAAAGATGTCTTAAAACAATCACATAGGCTCTTCGAGTTCTATTTCTGAATGCATGtaaactttgaaaagaaaaacccagaaCTGGGAACAGGAAGTAACACAAGTCACATCCTACTGGGGGGATGGTGCTTTCTGCAAAAGCTGTTTGGCAGGCGGAGTTGCTGTAGCTCTTCAGCATGCTCAGCTGTGTGCTGTTCACTGGTGTGTTCTGCTTGTCAGATCTGATCATCTTCTGGCCTTCTTCCCTAAGCCACCAGCAATACCATTATGGTCATAAGGAAAAACCTGCTTCCATAGGGCAAACTTTCCTTACTAGCTATTCTGTGTCTTTGCTGTGGTGTTTAGTGACAAATTCAGTTGGTTTTACACAACTTGGTCCTCCTAGATTCTATTGTCTCctttgagaaaggaagagaagagaatgaCAGGCTGAATGCAGCATTGAGTCAAAGTGGGAGGACGTAACTTGTCGGGGGTACAAAATGGGCGTGCTGGAGGCCTGTCCCTGCCTTTGTGTGACATGGTGGTAGTCAGGGTGGCTCCTACCTTGTACAGGTAAGTGTCCTGCAACCAGCTGGAGAGTTGCAGCTGCATGCGCTATTGGACTAAGGAAAAGAGGGCATGTACGAATGTCGAATAAGGTGAGGTAGGAACAGTGTCTTCTGGCTAATGCAAATTTTATGGCCCTCAAGAGAGGTGAGGAGGGTGGAAGtcaaatgaaactgaaaagtaattttgaaaagtaattgtaattttaaaaagttatgtGACTGCAGGAAATACCATGTTGAATAATAGTTGAAGGAAATAGAACAGCTTCAAATTCTTAATTGGTGCTGTATTGAAGATGAAtgttcagcacagcagcactgtgccagGTGTGTAGAAAGCTGGCCCTGCAGTGGTTTGTCTTTCTTCACTGTTCAAGAAGTTCTGCAAAGTGCAAATAAGTTACACAGGACTCAACTGAATGTTAACACGCTTATGAGAAAAGCTAGTTCTTGTCCACTACCTGTACAGCTGCATTTAAATGGTGGCAAACCTCATATATAagagcacagcactgtcctGCTTGGAGGCTTGTGACTCCTTGTCTGAAACAGGTTTGGTTAGCTGTCGCAGGTGAGGCAGTAAATAGCAGCCTGGAGTGTATCTGGACCCTGTGATTTACTTAAGAACCAACAAGATGAGAGCTTTCACCCTAGCTAGTTGTTTCACGTGTTTCCTCACTCATCCCCATCCCAAACTCAACTTCTCAACTTCTGGGAGAGCAATAATGAACTTTTACTTGCAGTGAACTTCATATTGTGCTTTCTGTATTGCGGCACTTTATGTTCAAGTGCATTcagaaaatttatattttgatcTTTTCATCTGAATTTCCTTGTAATGAAGTTGAAGTACAGTGCTTAAACCTCTTTTCATGAGTAAGATGAGCAAATTTGTCCAgcttcaatttttttcaaagggGTAGGTCTACTATTTGAAGTCCCTAGCCAATCTGTTGAGATGGCTGAATACATTGAgtgtttattgctttttttttttttccaggatgaTCTACTACTTGGATCCATCAGTTCTTTCAGGTGTCTCCTGTTTTGTTATGTTCCTCTGTCTGGCTGATTATCTTGTTCCTGCTCTTGCACCTAGGATCTTTGGCTCTAATAAATGGTAAGAAAAGCTCAAATTTAAATAGCTTGAGTGTAAAGGAATTATTAATTTTAGCAAAATGGGTATTTACCACTTCGCAAATGTCAAATGATTCCTATGTAGTCCTTGCAATTGACAATGTCGATAGTATATGAGGTGAGAACTCATGTAaaatgtcttgcttttttttttttttttttgaaatgtaactACTGCAATATGTCTTTATTGTTCCTGTTGAAGGCGTAGGGTGCGTTCTTTGCGGTCCATTAGAGATTCTAGTTCTGCTAAAAATATGAAGGGGATTGTATTCTATGTTTGGAAAAAGTAGTAGCTGTAAATATGAAGATGAAGTAATGCCCAGGGATCTTAAGACTGATAATGTGATCATAAGTGATTGAAATAACTTCAAAGAAGGGCAGGGCTTATGAACACAGTACACTGGAGGTGAACCATATTTGAAAtggattttgtgtttaaaaattctAGTCTGCTTTGACTAGTGGATAAATGTTCTTGCCTAATGTACTAAAGGAATGCACATTGGTATTGAATAATTAAAAGCAGTGCTCTCCTGTTCTGAATAGGGGTGGTTCAGTGGTTCTTTCGGAGTTGATTTGAGAGACAATGCTCTATTAAAAATAGGGTACAAAATGAAGTGGGGCAAATGTCAGGATAAGTATCGGacaacttttctttctgctgggaaatagtatgagatttaaaaaaaaaaaaatagagatgaaaACTTGGGTTCttattcctgtcttttttttttttttttaaaaaaaaaaaggactacagaacagcagcaaagatTTCATGAAATTTGCAGCAACCTGGTCAAGTCTCGTCGCCGAATTGTTGGCTGGTGGAAACGTCTCTTCACAATAAAGGAAGAGAAGCCTAAAATGGTAATGAGTTCTGGGAGTTGGTTTTAAATGATCTCTGCTTTGTTTAGTCCGAAGTTCTTTAGCAAGGAACATGTCTGAATAAACCAGTATTCTTGAAGCAGGAACCAATGATTCTGCCTGTGGCTTAATGCCAGTCACACACGCTAGTCAAACCCTGAGTGGCAGGATACCTGTCTTTAAAATTGCAATACTGCTTCAATTAGAAGCGTACTCTTgatcttaaaatataaattgtgtttctttggatatttcagtttttagaaACAGCCTGTAAAGACCACATTAAAATAGGTGTGTGTTCAGTTGCACACCATCTGCCTGAAAAACAAGACCTTAACATGTCAGTGTAAGTACAGGAGCTATGAAGTATACTGATGAGGATAAAGCTTCAGGTTCTGAGTGAAGCAGAAGTTTTACCAGTGGGGATAGCAAGGTGTGAGGGATAGAAAAGAGTTGCTTTACTGTAATAGTGATGgcctgaaaataaaagggaatgtACAGACAGTCTCTAATCACAATGCTAACAAGGCTGCGTGTATTGCATGGGCATGACCTGGGAACTTTAGCAGGTTTTAAACTTTGACATGTTGCTGAATGCTGAGGGGAAGGCGGAAAATTCCCAACAGATCTGTGGTTAACTGGTCTCTTTGCTTGTTTTAGTACTTCATGACCATGCTTTGTTCCCTTGCTGTGGTTGCCTGGATTGGACAGCAAGTTCACAACCTCTTTCTGACTTATCTCATTGGTAAGTGTGTAGTGTACAAAGCAAAACTGAGTTTGTTAGCTTCCTAAAATGGTATGAGGCTGGTAGAAGTAAAACTTGATTatttgttgagggatttcttttGGCTTGgggtttcatttttgtttttcagcagttaGTGGGGCTTACAGGAAGTGAGGAATTGCAAGGTGACAGAAGCTTGTTAAAGGGTTAGTAaataatttttggttttgtttctccagtgagtttcttgctgctgtttcctGGATTAAACCAGCATGGGATCATTACGAAGTATGTTGGAATGGCAAAAAGGGAGATAAACAAGCTTCTcaagcacaaggaaaagaaaaatgaatgaagactTGACTGCTGTTTGCAAAGTTTCCTTGGAAAGAGTTTTGAGAATTAATGTATACATAAGATAATAGAAGTAGTATTGCTCActggcttgctttttttttttttttttaattggctcCCTGATGAAGTCAAAATGTCACTAGCAGCTGCTCTGGGTTTCTCTCTTTTGCTGTCCAGGTTAAGgttctgcagcctgcagctaTCTCATAGGAAGGATCCTGGCCTTTGCCATGCGGAGCTTTAGTCTTGTCAGCAAATGAAG from Aythya fuligula isolate bAytFul2 chromosome 15, bAytFul2.pri, whole genome shotgun sequence harbors:
- the ARL6IP1 gene encoding ADP-ribosylation factor-like protein 6-interacting protein 1, whose protein sequence is MAEGDNNSAYQLAAETASLEEQLQGWGEVILMTDKILRWERAWFPLALMSVVSFSFLMIYYLDPSVLSGVSCFVMFLCLADYLVPALAPRIFGSNKWTTEQQQRFHEICSNLVKSRRRIVGWWKRLFTIKEEKPKMYFMTMLCSLAVVAWIGQQVHNLFLTYLIVSFLLLFPGLNQHGIITKYVGMAKREINKLLKHKEKKNE